A region of Hoplias malabaricus isolate fHopMal1 chromosome 12, fHopMal1.hap1, whole genome shotgun sequence DNA encodes the following proteins:
- the commd6 gene encoding COMM domain-containing protein 6 isoform X1 produces MVEMELSSDVDAVIENIGQLPPDVFAETCHEILLHLQGKSSAVDLVKNCHRFQIAGVNLDWKSVQDIIRLLSFNFRSAAKSKLTPELLITKLSKASCKWSKPALQVVHLLWIENGSLVQTHQETQAMLSIGQLVDIQWKLGMAVSSDTCRSLNSPYITILMKIADTYGEISYKSFEMTVLQFQNFFKQFKEMASVLETV; encoded by the exons ATGGTCGAAATGGAGCTTTCCTCTG ATGTGGATGCTGTGATTGAGAACATTGGACAACTGCCCCCAGATGTGTTTGCAGAAACG TGTCATGAGATTCTGCTTCATCTTCAAGGAAAAAGCAGTGCAGTGGATTTAGTAAAAAACTGCCAT AGGTTTCAGATAGCTGGAGTAAACCTTGACTGGAAATCAGTTCAGGATATTATAAGGCTGTTATCATTTAACTTCAG ATCAGCTGCAAAGAGCAAGCTCACTCCAGAGCTTCTCATCACTAAATTAAGCAAGGCTAGCTGTAAATGGTCAAAACCAGCTTTACAAGTGGTGCACCTGCTGTGGATTGAAAATGGTTCTCTTGTACAAACACACCAAGAGACCCAAGCCATGCTCAGCATTGGACAG CTGGTTGATATACAGTGGAAGCTGGGCATGGCTGTAAGCTCTGACACATGCCGCTCCCTCAACTCCCCGTACATCACCATTTTGATGAAAATTGCAGACACATATGGAGAAATCTCTTATAAGTCCTTTGAGATGACAGTTCTTCAGTTCCAG AACTTCTTCAAGCAATTCAAGGAAATGGCGTCTGTTTTGGAGACTGTTTAA
- the commd6 gene encoding COMM domain-containing protein 6 isoform X2, which yields MAVSSDTCRSLNSPYITILMKIADTYGEISYKSFEMTVLQFQNFFKQFKEMASVLETV from the exons ATGGCTGTAAGCTCTGACACATGCCGCTCCCTCAACTCCCCGTACATCACCATTTTGATGAAAATTGCAGACACATATGGAGAAATCTCTTATAAGTCCTTTGAGATGACAGTTCTTCAGTTCCAG AACTTCTTCAAGCAATTCAAGGAAATGGCGTCTGTTTTGGAGACTGTTTAA